In Oxyura jamaicensis isolate SHBP4307 breed ruddy duck chromosome 11, BPBGC_Ojam_1.0, whole genome shotgun sequence, a genomic segment contains:
- the NDRG4 gene encoding protein NDRG4 isoform X3, whose translation MPECWDGEHDIETPYGLLHVVIRGSPKGNRPAILTYHDVGLNHKLCFNTFFNYEDMQEITKHFVVCHVDAPGQQAGASQFPQGYQYPSMDQLAAMLPSVVQHFGFKYVIGIGVGAGAYVLAKFALIFPDLVEGLVLMNIDPNGKGWIDWAAAKLSGLTSTLPDTVLSHLFSQEELVNNTELVQSYRQQIGSVVNQFNLQLFLNMYNSRRDLDINRPGTVPNAKTLRCPVMLVVGDNAPAEEGVVECNSKLDPTNTTFLKMADSGGLPQVTQPGKLTEAFKYFLQGMGYIAHLKDRRLSGGAVPSASMTRLARSRTASLTSASSVDGARPRACTHSESTEAMGQINHTMEVSC comes from the exons ATGCCCGAGTGCTGGGATGGG GAACACGACATCGAGACACCCTATGGGCTGCTGCATGTGGTCATTCGGGGCTCACCCAAGGGGAATCGCCCGGCCATCCTGACATACCATGACGTGGGCCTCAACC ACAAGCTTTGCTTCAACACCTTCTTCAACTACGAGGACATGCAGGAGATCACGAAGCACTTTGTGGTGTGTCACGTGGATGCGCCAGGACAACAGGCAGGAGCCTCGCAGTTCCCGCAGGG GTACCAGTACCCGTCCATGGACCAGCTGGCTGCCATGTTACCCAGCGTGGTGCAGCATTTCGG GTTCAAGTATGTGATCGGGATCGGCGTTGGGGCAGGAGCCTACGTGCTGGCCAAGTTTGCG CTCATCTTCCCTGACCTGGTTGAAGGGCTGGTCCTCATGAACATCGACCCCAATGGCAAAGGCTGGATTGACTGGGCAGCTGCCAAG CTCTCAGGCCTCACCAGCACGCTGCCGGACACGGTCCTGTCGCACCTCTTCAGCCAG gaggagctggtgaACAACACAGAGCTGGTGCAGAGTTACCGGCAGCAGATCGGCAGTGTGGTGAACCAGTTCAACCTCCAGCTATTCCTCAACATGTACAACAG CCGCAGGGACCTGGACATCAACCGGCCTGGGACTGTGCCCAACGCCAAGACTCTGCG CTGCCCCGTGATGCTGGTGGTGGGGGACAACGCGCCTGCTGAAGAAGGGGTG GTGGAGTGTAACTCCAAGCTGGATCCCACCAACACCACCTTCCTGAAG ATGGCAGATTCTGGTGGGCTGCCCCAGGTCACACAG cccggCAAGCTGACTGAAGCCTTCAAGTACTTCCTGCAAGGCATGGGCTACA TCGCCCACCTGAAGGATCGGAGGCTGAGTGGAGGCGCAG TGCCATCCGCCAGCATGACCCGCCTGGCACGCTCCCGCACAGCCTCCCTCACCAGCGCCAGCTCGGTGGATGGCGCCCGCCCACGTGCCTGTACCCACTCGGAGAGCACCGAGGCCATGGGGCAGATCAACCACACCATGGAGGTATCGTGCTGA
- the NDRG4 gene encoding protein NDRG4 isoform X4 translates to MPECWDGEHDIETPYGLLHVVIRGSPKGNRPAILTYHDVGLNHKLCFNTFFNYEDMQEITKHFVVCHVDAPGQQAGASQFPQGYQYPSMDQLAAMLPSVVQHFGFKYVIGIGVGAGAYVLAKFALIFPDLVEGLVLMNIDPNGKGWIDWAAAKLSGLTSTLPDTVLSHLFSQEELVNNTELVQSYRQQIGSVVNQFNLQLFLNMYNSRRDLDINRPGTVPNAKTLRCPVMLVVGDNAPAEEGVVECNSKLDPTNTTFLKMADSGGLPQVTQPGKLTEAFKYFLQGMGYMPSASMTRLARSRTASLTSASSVDGARPRACTHSESTEAMGQINHTMEVSC, encoded by the exons ATGCCCGAGTGCTGGGATGGG GAACACGACATCGAGACACCCTATGGGCTGCTGCATGTGGTCATTCGGGGCTCACCCAAGGGGAATCGCCCGGCCATCCTGACATACCATGACGTGGGCCTCAACC ACAAGCTTTGCTTCAACACCTTCTTCAACTACGAGGACATGCAGGAGATCACGAAGCACTTTGTGGTGTGTCACGTGGATGCGCCAGGACAACAGGCAGGAGCCTCGCAGTTCCCGCAGGG GTACCAGTACCCGTCCATGGACCAGCTGGCTGCCATGTTACCCAGCGTGGTGCAGCATTTCGG GTTCAAGTATGTGATCGGGATCGGCGTTGGGGCAGGAGCCTACGTGCTGGCCAAGTTTGCG CTCATCTTCCCTGACCTGGTTGAAGGGCTGGTCCTCATGAACATCGACCCCAATGGCAAAGGCTGGATTGACTGGGCAGCTGCCAAG CTCTCAGGCCTCACCAGCACGCTGCCGGACACGGTCCTGTCGCACCTCTTCAGCCAG gaggagctggtgaACAACACAGAGCTGGTGCAGAGTTACCGGCAGCAGATCGGCAGTGTGGTGAACCAGTTCAACCTCCAGCTATTCCTCAACATGTACAACAG CCGCAGGGACCTGGACATCAACCGGCCTGGGACTGTGCCCAACGCCAAGACTCTGCG CTGCCCCGTGATGCTGGTGGTGGGGGACAACGCGCCTGCTGAAGAAGGGGTG GTGGAGTGTAACTCCAAGCTGGATCCCACCAACACCACCTTCCTGAAG ATGGCAGATTCTGGTGGGCTGCCCCAGGTCACACAG cccggCAAGCTGACTGAAGCCTTCAAGTACTTCCTGCAAGGCATGGGCTACA TGCCATCCGCCAGCATGACCCGCCTGGCACGCTCCCGCACAGCCTCCCTCACCAGCGCCAGCTCGGTGGATGGCGCCCGCCCACGTGCCTGTACCCACTCGGAGAGCACCGAGGCCATGGGGCAGATCAACCACACCATGGAGGTATCGTGCTGA
- the NDRG4 gene encoding protein NDRG4 isoform X1 yields the protein MKVLRHKIELLTGLLLQEMTMAGLHELRFTEEKPLLRGQDPELENSDVFLSAVDTDWKEHDIETPYGLLHVVIRGSPKGNRPAILTYHDVGLNHKLCFNTFFNYEDMQEITKHFVVCHVDAPGQQAGASQFPQGYQYPSMDQLAAMLPSVVQHFGFKYVIGIGVGAGAYVLAKFALIFPDLVEGLVLMNIDPNGKGWIDWAAAKLSGLTSTLPDTVLSHLFSQEELVNNTELVQSYRQQIGSVVNQFNLQLFLNMYNSRRDLDINRPGTVPNAKTLRCPVMLVVGDNAPAEEGVVECNSKLDPTNTTFLKMADSGGLPQVTQPGKLTEAFKYFLQGMGYIAHLKDRRLSGGAVPSASMTRLARSRTASLTSASSVDGARPRACTHSESTEAMGQINHTMEVSC from the exons ATGAAGGTGCTCCGGCACAAGATCGAGCTGCTGACAG ggctgctgctgcaggagatgaCCATGGCAGGGCTGCATGAGCTGCGCTTCACCGAGGAGAAGCCACTGCTGCGGGGCCAGGATCCTGAGCTG GAGAACTCCGATGTCTTCCTCTCTGCCGTGGACACAGACTGGAAG GAACACGACATCGAGACACCCTATGGGCTGCTGCATGTGGTCATTCGGGGCTCACCCAAGGGGAATCGCCCGGCCATCCTGACATACCATGACGTGGGCCTCAACC ACAAGCTTTGCTTCAACACCTTCTTCAACTACGAGGACATGCAGGAGATCACGAAGCACTTTGTGGTGTGTCACGTGGATGCGCCAGGACAACAGGCAGGAGCCTCGCAGTTCCCGCAGGG GTACCAGTACCCGTCCATGGACCAGCTGGCTGCCATGTTACCCAGCGTGGTGCAGCATTTCGG GTTCAAGTATGTGATCGGGATCGGCGTTGGGGCAGGAGCCTACGTGCTGGCCAAGTTTGCG CTCATCTTCCCTGACCTGGTTGAAGGGCTGGTCCTCATGAACATCGACCCCAATGGCAAAGGCTGGATTGACTGGGCAGCTGCCAAG CTCTCAGGCCTCACCAGCACGCTGCCGGACACGGTCCTGTCGCACCTCTTCAGCCAG gaggagctggtgaACAACACAGAGCTGGTGCAGAGTTACCGGCAGCAGATCGGCAGTGTGGTGAACCAGTTCAACCTCCAGCTATTCCTCAACATGTACAACAG CCGCAGGGACCTGGACATCAACCGGCCTGGGACTGTGCCCAACGCCAAGACTCTGCG CTGCCCCGTGATGCTGGTGGTGGGGGACAACGCGCCTGCTGAAGAAGGGGTG GTGGAGTGTAACTCCAAGCTGGATCCCACCAACACCACCTTCCTGAAG ATGGCAGATTCTGGTGGGCTGCCCCAGGTCACACAG cccggCAAGCTGACTGAAGCCTTCAAGTACTTCCTGCAAGGCATGGGCTACA TCGCCCACCTGAAGGATCGGAGGCTGAGTGGAGGCGCAG TGCCATCCGCCAGCATGACCCGCCTGGCACGCTCCCGCACAGCCTCCCTCACCAGCGCCAGCTCGGTGGATGGCGCCCGCCCACGTGCCTGTACCCACTCGGAGAGCACCGAGGCCATGGGGCAGATCAACCACACCATGGAGGTATCGTGCTGA
- the NDRG4 gene encoding protein NDRG4 isoform X2 yields the protein MKVLRHKIELLTGLLLQEMTMAGLHELRFTEEKPLLRGQDPELENSDVFLSAVDTDWKEHDIETPYGLLHVVIRGSPKGNRPAILTYHDVGLNHKLCFNTFFNYEDMQEITKHFVVCHVDAPGQQAGASQFPQGYQYPSMDQLAAMLPSVVQHFGFKYVIGIGVGAGAYVLAKFALIFPDLVEGLVLMNIDPNGKGWIDWAAAKLSGLTSTLPDTVLSHLFSQEELVNNTELVQSYRQQIGSVVNQFNLQLFLNMYNSRRDLDINRPGTVPNAKTLRCPVMLVVGDNAPAEEGVVECNSKLDPTNTTFLKMADSGGLPQVTQPGKLTEAFKYFLQGMGYMPSASMTRLARSRTASLTSASSVDGARPRACTHSESTEAMGQINHTMEVSC from the exons ATGAAGGTGCTCCGGCACAAGATCGAGCTGCTGACAG ggctgctgctgcaggagatgaCCATGGCAGGGCTGCATGAGCTGCGCTTCACCGAGGAGAAGCCACTGCTGCGGGGCCAGGATCCTGAGCTG GAGAACTCCGATGTCTTCCTCTCTGCCGTGGACACAGACTGGAAG GAACACGACATCGAGACACCCTATGGGCTGCTGCATGTGGTCATTCGGGGCTCACCCAAGGGGAATCGCCCGGCCATCCTGACATACCATGACGTGGGCCTCAACC ACAAGCTTTGCTTCAACACCTTCTTCAACTACGAGGACATGCAGGAGATCACGAAGCACTTTGTGGTGTGTCACGTGGATGCGCCAGGACAACAGGCAGGAGCCTCGCAGTTCCCGCAGGG GTACCAGTACCCGTCCATGGACCAGCTGGCTGCCATGTTACCCAGCGTGGTGCAGCATTTCGG GTTCAAGTATGTGATCGGGATCGGCGTTGGGGCAGGAGCCTACGTGCTGGCCAAGTTTGCG CTCATCTTCCCTGACCTGGTTGAAGGGCTGGTCCTCATGAACATCGACCCCAATGGCAAAGGCTGGATTGACTGGGCAGCTGCCAAG CTCTCAGGCCTCACCAGCACGCTGCCGGACACGGTCCTGTCGCACCTCTTCAGCCAG gaggagctggtgaACAACACAGAGCTGGTGCAGAGTTACCGGCAGCAGATCGGCAGTGTGGTGAACCAGTTCAACCTCCAGCTATTCCTCAACATGTACAACAG CCGCAGGGACCTGGACATCAACCGGCCTGGGACTGTGCCCAACGCCAAGACTCTGCG CTGCCCCGTGATGCTGGTGGTGGGGGACAACGCGCCTGCTGAAGAAGGGGTG GTGGAGTGTAACTCCAAGCTGGATCCCACCAACACCACCTTCCTGAAG ATGGCAGATTCTGGTGGGCTGCCCCAGGTCACACAG cccggCAAGCTGACTGAAGCCTTCAAGTACTTCCTGCAAGGCATGGGCTACA TGCCATCCGCCAGCATGACCCGCCTGGCACGCTCCCGCACAGCCTCCCTCACCAGCGCCAGCTCGGTGGATGGCGCCCGCCCACGTGCCTGTACCCACTCGGAGAGCACCGAGGCCATGGGGCAGATCAACCACACCATGGAGGTATCGTGCTGA